The genomic stretch GGTACCTGTCGTTGCCAGGCGGGGCAGGGAATAGTAGTAGGAAGCGTTGCCGGGTTTGGCCCCTTTTTGACTAAACCCAGCCTCCCCCTGAAGCATCACGGGCTTGATGGCAACCATGGTCAGATCAATGGCCATCTCTTGCTCTTGGGCTTTGAGATGTAAATCGGGTATATCCGCTGGCCCCCCTCGGGAAGTGAGCTGCCAATCCTCCAACCATATTTTCAGGGGAGGCCCCGATTCAGCCCCCGCCAACCCCAAAGCCAGACGCCCGAAACGTTGAAAATGGATGAATTGATTCCCCACTTCATCGGTCAAAGCCAAATGGCCCATATGGATGCCGTTGGCTGCCCATTTGGAGAGGCGCTCCTCTTCACCCGGTGGCGCCAGCCCAATGCGAAAGAGGGTCCACTGAAAACCAAACCGCTGTTTTGTTTCGGTTGATTCCAGATTGCCGGTCACATACCACCATTCGTGTTTATAGTCTGGATGGGGGCCGTGATCTTCGGGAAAGCAAAAGGGGTGTGGGGCCATCACCTGAACAAAACCATCGGTCTGGCCGGAACCCAGCACCTGGGAAACCGACATCTCCTCTGAAACTTCCCCCTCAGAAGTATCCAGCCACCACAGGCCGATCATCGCCAGGGTCAAAACCAGCAGCAGCCAACCGCCCTGTCGAAAACGAAACATCAATCACGCCTCCCGGAGGGCTTCGGCGGGCGGAATCCGGGAGATCCGCCACGCCGGAAAAACCCCTGCCAAGAGGGCGGTAGGTAGGGCGATCAGCAGCGCCTGAAAAAAAATCATCGGCTCCACATGCATCTCCAGGCTCCAACCAAAGGAGCGATGGTTGATCACGTGGATCAACAGTGCACCCTGGATAACCCCCAAAGGAATGGCCAAGAGCCCCGCAGCAAGCCCCATCAGTCCGGTTTCATAGGCGATGATCCGCCACAACTCCTTGGGCGTCAGACCCAAAGCTCGAAAAACCGCAAACTCCCGGGTGCGCTCCAGCTGAATGGCGGTGAGAGCGGTCAACATACCAAAAAAAGCCACCAGTACCGCCAAGGTCCGCAACACCCGGGTGATGGCAAAGGTGCGGTCAAACACCACCATGGAGGCCTCTCGAATCTGGCGGGTGGAGCGAATGTTGAGAGGAACCTCCCCAGCAGCCAGGCGTATGGCCTCGATCACCTCCACCACATCCACCCCATGAGCCACCCCCAAGCCCAGACCGCTCACCCCAAAATCCTGCCAATGCTTACGAAAAGTGGTCATGCTCATGGTGACCACCCCGGTATCGCTGCCATAGTCGTAATGGATGCCGATGATGGCAAAATCGATCACTCCCTGAACGGTGGGCAAGGTGAGACTGTCTCCAACCTCCAGCCCCCGGCGGAAGGCCATGGATTCAGTGAGAATCACCCCATCCCCCCTCTGAAACCGGGGCCAGAGTCGGGGAGCGCTATCATCGATAAAATCAAACCCTGAAAACCGCTCCTTCGGGAGATCCAAAATCCACAGATCGGTGGGCTCCCCCGGCGTCGGCAGAGTCACTTTGCGACTCAAACCCACACTGGCAAGACCAGGAGTAGCGCTGATTTTGTCAATCAACAGAGGGTCCAGCAGAGGGCGTTGGGTGGCGGGCCCTGGATGGATGGCAGTGACATAAATATCGGCACGCAGATAGGTGTGCAGCCAATCCACCACGGTGGTTCTGAAGCTGGAGATGAGAATTTCCATACCCAATGCTGTTGCCACCGCCACACTCAAGGCGGCGAGTGCCACCCCGGTACGGCTCAAATTGCGACCCACCCCACCTGGCGCCACCCCACCCAGGGGACCAAACAAACGGCGCATCCCCCCCTGCACCCTCCCCAGCAACCAGAGGGCAGAGGGTGGAATCAGCAACGCATAGCCGATCATAAGACCAAAAAGAGCGACGAAACCCCATGCCAGATGCCGAGAGGGAATCAGAACCATCATGCCAGCCATCAGCAGCAGCCCAATTCCGATCCACCCCCCCCGGCTCAAGGCCTGATGCGCCCGCCCCTCCAGATCGGCCCGGCTCAACACCACGGCTGTGGGCGAGGAGACCGCCTC from Magnetococcales bacterium encodes the following:
- a CDS encoding FtsX-like permease family protein, encoding MISTLRRASLRHFSAHPWLSLLAIIGIALGVAVVTAVDLANEGAVRAMRVATEAISGRATHRILGASSGIPEAFYTQVRLNLGIRHAAPIIEGLVTTPNHPGGALSLLGVDLLAEPPFRGYLNHVVTPGDDSEGASNSPPLLTPLLTQPATALLHIDTARRMGLSSGDDFAILAGGEIQSLTLIALFDPPDPLAREGLRETLIVDIATAQEVLKQPGVVSRIDLILPDDALGLAQRQKLEAALPGGVRLHGAGERAQAMENLTRAFRLNLTALSLLALLVGMFIIYNTVTFSVVQRRHLLGLLRALGVTRRELFLRLMADGLLMGVPGTLLGLGLGVLLGEGLVGLVARTVNDLYFHLQVTDFHADRVVLLKGAVLGVGATLVAAIPPAWEAVSSPTAVVLSRADLEGRAHQALSRGGWIGIGLLLMAGMMVLIPSRHLAWGFVALFGLMIGYALLIPPSALWLLGRVQGGMRRLFGPLGGVAPGGVGRNLSRTGVALAALSVAVATALGMEILISSFRTTVVDWLHTYLRADIYVTAIHPGPATQRPLLDPLLIDKISATPGLASVGLSRKVTLPTPGEPTDLWILDLPKERFSGFDFIDDSAPRLWPRFQRGDGVILTESMAFRRGLEVGDSLTLPTVQGVIDFAIIGIHYDYGSDTGVVTMSMTTFRKHWQDFGVSGLGLGVAHGVDVVEVIEAIRLAAGEVPLNIRSTRQIREASMVVFDRTFAITRVLRTLAVLVAFFGMLTALTAIQLERTREFAVFRALGLTPKELWRIIAYETGLMGLAAGLLAIPLGVIQGALLIHVINHRSFGWSLEMHVEPMIFFQALLIALPTALLAGVFPAWRISRIPPAEALREA
- a CDS encoding carotenoid 1,2-hydratase, with protein sequence MFRFRQGGWLLLVLTLAMIGLWWLDTSEGEVSEEMSVSQVLGSGQTDGFVQVMAPHPFCFPEDHGPHPDYKHEWWYVTGNLESTETKQRFGFQWTLFRIGLAPPGEEERLSKWAANGIHMGHLALTDEVGNQFIHFQRFGRLALGLAGAESGPPLKIWLEDWQLTSRGGPADIPDLHLKAQEQEMAIDLTMVAIKPVMLQGEAGFSQKGAKPGNASYYYSLPRLATTGTIQLEGQIHSVAGLSWLDREWSTSALEPEQSGWDWFSLQLNNGWDLMYYRMRRKDGENDPHSAGGWFDPQGQRTPIAASTFHITPLDHWISPKSGARYPSGWQLRELSSGLDLTVTPLLKDQELDGAAVRYWEGAVYFSGKHLGKAVDGRGYVELVGY